The Polaribacter sp. Q13 sequence TATCATAAACCCAATCATTATTATGCCCATGTGATAAACTCGTTTTATTGAAGGTATGATAGTAAATCATATTTCTGTCAACTTCAATTACTTTGGTATTATAATTTGCTATCAATACAAAAAAACAATCATTACCAACTATTCTTTCTTCAAAAGATAATTCTAAAAAATCAATAAAAGATTTTTTATACATTTTACTCCATGGCACCCATACTCCATATTTTAGATTGTCAATACTAGCTTGTATATTTGGATTGTAAGCATCAATTTTTTGTTGATACGCATTTCCTTGCTTACTCATTACTTTATCACAATCTATATTAAAAAAAATCACTTCTGAATTTGAGTTAACATATTTTAAAATAGTTGAGTAAAAAGAACTTGTAAAATAATCATCAGCATCAGCAAATATTAACCATTTACCTTTAGCTTTAGACATTCCAACATTTCTTGCATAACCAGCTCCTTTTCCTTCTTTATTAAAATATACTTCTATATCTTTTCCATTAATACCTGGAAATAAATCAAAATCTACAATATTTGAATCACTATTATCATCTAC is a genomic window containing:
- a CDS encoding glycosyltransferase family 2 protein; protein product: MKESIDFSIIIPHKNDPVSLQRCLDSIPHLNNIQIIIVDDNSDSNIVDFDLFPGINGKDIEVYFNKEGKGAGYARNVGMSKAKGKWLIFADADDYFTSSFYSTILKYVNSNSEVIFFNIDCDKVMSKQGNAYQQKIDAYNPNIQASIDNLKYGVWVPWSKMYKKSFIDFLELSFEERIVGNDCFFVLIANYNTKVIEVDRNMIYYHTFNKTSLSHGHNNDWVYDIERMKLFIWRARFYSSIGHSDWLKGAGIYTFLINIKEKYGFYIFLKSFVISIKQRANFFQPIFWKLKNYASPIKS